From a region of the Vicugna pacos chromosome 35, VicPac4, whole genome shotgun sequence genome:
- the LOC140691481 gene encoding uncharacterized protein encodes MAASGSPGPTPSPCRRKPAEPRRRRPLAVGEEEMNLPPDGPVGGGCRRGQRGESRGPSRSRRGGGYRSALRPIVSLPRGSRRSRAREPGSSPARHLLPPLWKRPPPPRAARPGPRLRAANRRRCGRGHRHLGAARAAPSRRHVRAVPAFPAAAGARWPAGRVRAQLSGGPAPRRAGGGRARAGPERQPLAQGFEALPGQTGFS; translated from the coding sequence ATGGCGGCGTCCGGCTCCCCGGGGCCAACTCCGAGTCCCTGCCGGAGGAAGCCCGCGGAGCCGCGCCGCCGCCGGCCGCTCGCTGTGGGAGAGGAGGAAATGAATTTACCCCCGGACGGTCCCGTCGGCGGAGGCTGCCGGCGGGGGCAGCGCGGGGAGTCCCGGGGGCCGAGCAGGTCCCGGCGCGGCGGCGGCTACCGCAGTGCCCTCCGCCCCATTGTTTCCCTTCCAAGAGGATCCCGGCGAAGCCGAGCCCGGGAACCAGGAAGTTCCCCGGCGCGACACCTCCTGCCGCCGCTATGGAAACGGCCTCCGCCTCCCAGGGCGGCTCGCCCGGGACCCCGCCTCCGCGCCGCCAACCGTCGCCGCTGCGGCCGCGGCCACCGCCATCTTGGCGCGGCCCGGGCGGCCCCTTCCCGGCGGCACGTGCGCGCCGTTCCCGCGTTCCCGGCGGCCGCGGGGGCGCGCTGGCCGGCCGGCCGGGTGCGGGCGCAGCTCTCGGGGGGCCCAGCCCCTCGCCGCGCCGGGGGAGGGCGGGCCCGGGCCGGACCGGAGAGGCAGCCCCTGGCCCAGGGCTTCGAGGCATTGCCCGGACAGACCGGCTTCAGCTGA